CCCCCGCTCCTGGAACAGCCGCATCGCCGTCTCCAGGATCAGCGCGCGCGTCTGCTCGGACTTGCTCGTCTGCTCGGACTTGCTCGGGGTACTGCCCTCGTCGGGGCCGTCGTTGTTGGCAGGCACGGAAAGAGAGCCTAACCAGTGGCGCGGCCGCCGCTGTCGCACCCCGGTGGGGTGTGGACCCAGCCCCTGCCGGGGTCGTACGCCCAGCCTTCGGAGCGGCGGTACGCGGGGCCGCCCCACTGACCGCCCTGCCACTGCGCGCCCCGCCATTTCGCGGCGGCGAGCACCGCGCCCTTCGCGAGGCGTGCCCCGGAGGGGGTGCTGAGCCGGTGAGCGAGCGGCCGGTGTTCACGCAGCGCCCACAGGGTCACGATCCAGGCGGCGGTGTCGCGGTAGACCTGTCCCGCGTCGCCGACGACGGTGATCTCCTCCAGGGTGGCGCGGTGATCGAGCCCGGGAAACCTCAGCCGGGCCTCCTGCGACCCGGCCGGCACCAACTCCAGCGGGACCAGCTGCGGCTGCCGTACGAGCCAGTCGCGCAGGAAGGCGCACAGGGAGCAGTCGGCGTCGTACAGGACGGTGAGCCGGCGGACGGGGGTGCGGTCCGCCGGGGCGCCCGCACCGCTCGTGGCACCTGTCGGCCCTGTCATGCCCGGACCCAGTCCTGCGGCGCGACCGGCGGCACCTGCTCCCGCTCCATGGCACCCCGCCTGCGGATCCGGTTGAGGACGTACACATTGGCCAGGTGCATCACGCCGAGCACCAGCAGCACCACGCCCAGCTTGGTCGACAGGGCCTCGAAGACGCCGCGCGTGTCCTCGATCGTCCCGTCGCCGCTGAGGTACAGCGCGACGAATCCGAGGTTCACGAGATAGAAGCCGACCACCAGGAGGTGGTTGACGGCCTCGGCGAGCTTCTCGTTCCCGCGCAGCACGTCGGCGAGGAAGATCCGTCCGTTCCTGCTGAGCGTGCGGGCCACCCAGACGGTCAGGGCAATGCTGACGACGAGGTAGATGACGTAGGCGACGACCGTGCGGTCCATGCGCCTCCCCCTTCTTGAACGCGTTCAAAACGCTGACGGGAGAGACTCTAGCCCTGTTTTTGAACGTGTTCAACTCGCTTGCGGAGAGGCCTGCGTCACGTGTGGGTCCGTGATCCCTCAGGCGCGCCGGCCGAGTTCCGGACGCTTGGTGTAGTCGGTGAACCCGAGGACGTTCCCCCAGGGGTCGGCGACCTCGACGGTCCAGCCGGTGACCACGGAGAAGGGCTCGTCGAGCAGTTCGAGGCCGGCCGCACGCAGCTCCCGGGCGGCGGTCCTGGCGTCCGGCACCTCCAGCCACACGCGCGTGGCGGGCCACGGCGGCGGCCGGTGCCCGAGTGCCTCCTCCTGTCGGAGCAGGATCCCGGGCGTCTCGCCGCCCACCTTCAGCAGTGCGATCCCGGCTTCGTCGAGTCGGAAGCCCACCGTGAAGCCCGCGCGCTCGTAGAAGGAGAGGGCCTCGCCGAGGTTCCCGACGGGCAGCAGCACGTTGTCGAAACCGAGCAGTTCGTAGGACTGGTCATCTGACATGTCGTCAGATTAAGCCGGGGGCGACGGAACGGGCTTCTGCGACGCGGTGTCCGTCGGGCATGATGACCGGGCGCATTGTCGTCTTTTCGCGGGTCCTCCCGCTTCGGTCCCCAGGAGCAGCACCCTTGAGTGAACAGCAGGGTCACGAACAGCAGGACCCCAAGCACGACCCCGAGCCGGGTCCCCCACCGGGGTACCAGCAGCCCGGTCCCCAGCCGGGGTACCAGCAGCAGGGCCCCCAGCCCGGGTACCAGCAGCAGGGCCCCCAGCCGGGGTACCCGCCGCCGGGCTACCCGCCTCCCGGGTTCCCGCCGCCGGGCTACTACCCGCCCCCGGGGACGTACACGGGAGACCCCAACGCCCCCTACGGCTACGACCCGTACGGACGGCCCTACTCCGACAAGTCGAAGGTCATCGCGGGCATCCTCCAGCTCACCCTCGGAGGCTTCGGCGTAGGACGCTTCTACCTGGGCAACGTCGGGATGGGACTCGCCCAGCTCTTCACCTGCGGCGGCCTGGGCATCTGGTCGCTGGTCGACGGCATCCTCCTGCTCACCGGGAACGACCACACCGATGAACACGGCCGGATCCTCCGGAGCTAGGGCGCGGGGGACCGAGCCCTCGGTCTCCCCGTGGCGCTCTCCGCTCCGCCACCCCGCGGCGGCACCCTCGGCGGTGCTCGCCGTGGGAGCCGCCGGTGCCGTGTACCTCTACCGCACCGACCCGCACGACCCCGGCCACCTCCTGCCGCAGTGCCCGTTCCGCATGCTCACCGGCCTGCTCTGCCCGGCCTGCGGCGGCACCCGCATGGTGTACGACCTGATGCACGGCCACTTCACCGAAGCGTGGCTGGACAACCGGGCTCTGCTGCTCGCCTCGCCGTACGCCCTGACCCTGCTGGGCCGTTGGGCGTGGGAGGGCCTGCGCGGCCGCCGCTGGCGCCCCACGCTGAGCCCCCGGGCGCAGGTGGTCGTCCTCGCGGTGGCCGTGACGTGGACGGTGGTCCGCAACATCGTGTGACCCACTCCGAGCGGGGCCCGTTGTCAGTGGTGCCTCGTACTGTCTTCGGTATGGGAATCGTGATGTTCGTCGACGAGACGACGAGCGGGAGCCGTAGCGACGGCTGGGGTCTGGAGATCGCCGAGGAGCGGCTCGCCGTGCGCGAGTTGATCCGCCGCCGGGTCTTCCAGGAGGTCGCCGAGTACAACGCGCGCACGCCTGCCGTCTTCCAGGGCCTGGTCCAGCCCGAGGACACCGAACGCGTGCTGAACGGCTACGCGTTGCGCACCCCCCGACGCATAGACCCCGAGGCCCAGACCGAGCTCGCCCTCAGGGCCTTCGCGGGCAACGGCTTCCTGGTCCTGGTCGGCGACCGTCAGGTGACCGAGCTCGACGAGGAGATCGACCTCGTGCTCGGCACCGAGGTCACGTTCCTCAAGCTCGTCCCGCTGGTGGGTGGCTGACCATGGGCGAGATCCAGAAGTACAAGGACCTGATCCGGCAGCGAGCCGCCGACGGCGACCTGGAGGAGCTCGCCACCGACCTGCTCAAGGCCGCGGTCGCCAACAACGGCAACTGGACCGGCCTGTGGGAGGGCGTGCTGGCCCGCCTGCTCGAACTGCCGCCGGACGCGCGGTCGCGGGTCGCCGACGGCCTCGTGACGCAGTACCACTCGGAACAGGCGGGCCCGAACGCTCGGCAGAGCGCGTTGATCCTGCTGGGCATCGTCTCCCGCGACCTGCCGCCCCACGACCGCCTGACCGCGGAGCGTCTGTCCCTGCTCGACGAGATCTCCCGGCAGCACTCCTTCTGGTGGGGCGCCCGCTACGAGAACCTCATCGAGGCCGAGCTGGCCGCGGGCCGCCCGGTCGCGCCCGCTGTCGTCGCCACCGTCCGGCGTTCCGCCCTGCACGCCTACCACAACGACGACCTGCCCAGGACGGCGAAGAAGCTGACCGAGCCGCCTCTCAACGTAGGTGAGGAGTGGGCCGAGGAAGCCCTGCGGGAGACCGGCCCCGCCTGGCTGCAACTACTGACCCACATGCTGACCGCCACCGCGGCCAAGCCCTCCGCCAAGTGGGACAAGCAGGCCGCCGCTCTGGCGGACGCGCTCGGTTCCGACCGCGTCCGCGAGGCGGTGATCCGCTGGCTCGCCCTGGTCGGCCACCCCCGCACCTTCGAGCTGGAACGCGGGCGGTACGAACCCGACGTCAACAGCGCTTACGACCCCTACAACGCGAACGCCCTCCGCGGCCTCGCCTGGCTCCTCTCCCTCCTCCCGGCGCACCCCGACACCGCCCGCACCCTCGGCGTCCTCGTCGAGAGCTCCCTCAAGAAGGTCGCCGGCCTCGGCCCGCGCAACCCGAAGGTCGCCAACGCCGGTGTCAACGCCCTCGCCCGCATCGACAGCGAGGCGGCCCTCGCCGAACTGGCCCGCCTGGCCACCCGGGTGACGTACAAGAACACCGCAAAGCTGCTCGACGCTGCCCTGGAGGCACGCGCCGTCGCCCTGGGCCTCAGCCGCGAGGAGATCGAGGAACTGGCCGTACCGGCGTACGGCCTGACCGAGGTCGGACGCGCGGAGCACCGGCTCGGCGAAGCCACCGCCGTCCTCGAAGTGCGGGGCACCAAGGCCGTGTTGACCTGGCACAACGCGAGCGGCAAGCCGGTGAAGACCGTGCCCGCCGCCGTACGACGGGACCACGCGGAGGAGCTGAAGGAGCTCAAGGCGGCCGTCAAGGACATCGACAAGATGCTCTCGGCCCAGAGCGAGCGCCTGGACCGCCAGTTCCTGGCCGACCGCACCTGGTCCTACGCCACCTGGCGCGAGCGCTACCTGGACCACCCGCTGGTCGGCACCCTGGCCCGCCGCCTCCTGTGGACGGTGGACGGCACGACGGTCGGCCACGCCGAGGGCTCCCTGCGCACGCTCGCGGACGAACCGCTCACCGAAGGCACCGAGGTCCGCCTCTGGCACCCGGTGGATCACGCCCCCGCCGAGATCGTCGCCTGGCGCGACTGGCTGGAACGCCACCAGATCACCCAGCCCTTCAAGCAGGCCCACCGAGAGGTCTACCTGCTCACGGACGCGGAGCGCACCACCGGCACCTACTCCAACCGCTTCGCGGCCCACGTCCTGCGCCAGCACCAGTTCCACTCCCTGGCGGCGGCCCGGGGCTGGCGCAACAGACTCCGCCTGGCCGTCGACGACGAGGCCCCGCCGCCCAGCCGGGACCTCCCGCGCTGGGGCCTGAGAGCCGAGTACTGGATCGAGGGCGACGGCGGCGAGGACTACTCGGACATCACCGACTCCGGCACCTTCCTGCGCCTGCGCACCGACCAGGTCCGCTTCTACCCGATCGACGCCCCGGAGAACTGGGCGCACTGCGCGGGAGGCGAGTACCGCATGTGGCTGCGCGACGGCGCGGACCCGGTGGACCCGCTGCCCCTGGCGGAGATCCCGCCCCTGGTCCTGTCCGAAGTCCTGCGCGACGTGGACCTGTTCGTCGGCGTGGCCAGCATCGGCAACGACCCCACCTGGCAGGACGGCGGCGCCGACGGCCGTTTCCGTGAGTACTGGACGTCGTACGGCTTCGGAGAGCTCAACCAGAGCGCCGAGACCCGCCGTCTCCTCCTGGACCGCCTGATCCCGAGGCTCGCGATAGCCGACCGCTGCACCCTGGAGGGCCGCTTCCTCCACGTCAAGGGCGACCGCCACACGTACAAGATCCACCTCGGCTCGGGCAACATCCTCCGCACCCCGAACGACCAGTATCTGTGCATCGTCCCGAAGTCCAACCCGTCCGCCCCGCAGGCCGGTTACCTCCCCTACGAGGGCGACCGCATGCTCGCGGTCATCCTCAGCAAGGCAATGATGCTGGCGGACGACAGGAAGATCACCGACCCGACGATCCTGAGCCAGCTGTGACCGACCCGACGCGACAGGCCGTCACAGATCTCCGTAACCGTCCCTGACGACGTCACGGGCCAGCGTCGCGCGTACGTCCGCCAGCTCACCGGCGATGCGCTCGGCCCGGACGGAGTCCGCCGTCACCGCGGCGGGCACCGGCGTACCGTCCAGCAGGAGCCGGCGGCGCAGGTGGGTCGGCGGGTGGCTCGCGTCGACGCTGTGGCCGCGCAGTGCCCCGACGCGGCGCCGGCGTTCGCACTCGGACTCCGGGACGGAGTCCAGATGGGCGACGAGCGCCTCCCACAAGCCGTCGGCGTTCTGCTCGCCGCCCCGGCCCGTCCGGCGCAGCCGACGGCTGTTGGTCTCGCGCTGCAGGGTGGTGGCGATCGAGTCGGTGACCATGAGGCGGTCCATCAGACCGACCGCTCCCTCGGTGGACCCGGTGCGGGCCGCCGCCCCGTCGGCCAGGTACTCACCGCGCTGGGAGGCCCGCGCGGTCAGCAGGTCGAGCAGCGCCATGACGGCGGTGACCAGAAGGCGGAGCGGGACGCAGGCCAGATTGGTGACGGCCTGGACCACGTTCGGGTTGGGCATCGGCCGGACGTAGTAGAGCCACGTGCTCAGCGATCTGCAGGCGGTTCCCACGACCATGCCGTGCCGGGTGTCGCCGTGGGTGAAGTGGCCGAGCTCGTGGCCCAGGAGAGCGATCCGCTGCTGGGGGCTCAGCACCTCCCACAGCGGCAGCCCCAGTGTCAGGAGCCTGCGCCGCAGCCCGAGATGGGTCACACTCGCGTTGGCCTCGACGTCGACGACGACGGCGTCCACGCTCCTGGTGCCCAGGACGGCGGCGACCTCGTCGACGAGCGCGTACAGTTCGGGCGCTTCGTCCCGCAGCAGGACACGGTCGTCGTCGGACAGCCGGTTGAGCCGCGGTCGGAGCGACCAGGCCAGCGCGAGGAAGAACAGCCCGAACACCATGCCGAGTCCGCCCCAGCCGGCGATCAGGCCCCACACGCCGACCGCGGCCAGGATGCAGGTCAGCCCGTGCACGGTGAGCGCGATCGCGTAGGCGAACAGCCCTGACACACTGCGCCCGCCGCTGTTCCCGGCCCGCAGTTCCGTGAACAGAAGTTCGCCGTAGTGCTGCGCGATCCTGCGGCGCACTGCCGCCGGCCCGCGCTTCTCCTCACCGGGCCCCTGCGGGTCCACGTTCCACTCGCAGGCGGCACACCACGTGGTGAACCGTCTGTCCGTACGGATCTCCACCCCGCACTGCGGGCACGACGACACGATCTCTTCTTCAGCGGTACGCACCGCTGCCCCCTCGCCCCCGAGGCCCCTCCCGGAGGCCGCTCAGCTCATCACCGGCGAAGTGGATCACGCCCGGCAGGCCGGGTGCAATCCCGGTGTCAGCCTCCGTTTCCGCAACCGCCCACGCGCCGCGTTCCGAGGGCGATGTCGTCCATGCGGATGTCGTACGACGAAGGCGTCGGGTTGGCCTGATAGAGCTGCCAGCCCAGCTTCAGCTTGTCGAAGGCCGGAAAGACGAAGTCGTCCGCAGTCCCCCCGTGCTCCTTGGTGGACACCGTCAGGCCGGACTGCTCCACGCCGTCCAGGTACACGGTGACGCGATTGTCGCCGGCGTCGAGATGGAACTCGACGCACTGCCACTTCCCCGCGACGGCCGGGGAGGAGGTCTTCCAGGACGTCCAGTCCCCGGTGGGCCCGAGATCGGACCCGACGCCCCAGAAGTTGCCGCCGTCGGTCGGCGCGTACTGCCCACCGAGCGGTCGCACCAGCGTCGACGAGCCCGCCCCCGACGCCTCGGCGATGGTCCAGTGGGCCCAGTCGGGCGCCGTGGGGAACCCCCCGACCCGCAGCCGCACCCGTCCCCAGAAGCTGTTGCCGGGCGGGAAGAGCTCATCGAACACAAGGAAGGCCCGACCGTTGCCCTCGGTACGAATCCGCAGCTCACGCCCGTGCCCCGAGGCGCTGCGAGCGACGGTCAGCGTGCCACCGGCCGTGTCGGCGCTCCAGCCGCGCCCCTCGGTGACGGGGCCGAGGGGGAGACGGTCGAAGTTCTCCCGGGCCAGGGTTCCGTAGGGTGCGGGGGTTGCGGAGGCAGTGGGGGGTATCGCGATCAGCGCGGCCGACGCGGCGAGAAGCGCGGCTGCGGCCTTTCTCAACAGTGCCATGGAGTCAGTCTGCGCCCGCAGCCCCTCAAGTCGCAGCAGTCACAGAGGACTTGACCAATGTTGACTCTCCACGTGTCCTGATCACGCGGTCGACCCCGGCCGACTTTCGCAACGGATCACTCCGTGAGGTGCGCCGGCTGCCGTTTCCGCTGGATACGCTGAATCGACTGGCGAGACTCCGTCCCATGGGAGCACCAATGAGCGCCGCATCCGACGACGGTCCGGGCGACGAGCCGACGTACCGCTGGCCGATTCCGCCTCCCGAGGGTTGGACCGCGGACGACCTCGACCGGATTCCGGGCCTCCCGCCGCACACGGAGTTGATCGACGGAAGTCTCGTCTTCATGAGTCCGCAGACCTGATTCCACAGCCGGACGATGCGTCTGCTGGACAATGCCCTGTTGCGACAGGCGCCGGACCACTTGGACGTGGACCGCGAGATGACGGTCAAGCTGGACTCGAAGAACCGCCCTGAGCCGGACATCGTGGTCTTTCCGGTGGACGCGGTGACCGGCCCGAACCAGACCTGGTACGAACCGGAAGATGTCGTTCTCGCCGTCGAGGTCGTCTCCGCCGACTCGCGCGAACGGGACCGCGAGGTGAAGCCCCGCAAGTACGCGGCAGCAGGTGTGCCCCACTTCTGGCGCGTGGAGCAGGACGCCGACAAGGGCCTCCCCGTCGTCTACGTCTACGAGCTCGACCCGGCCACGCATTCCTACGGCCTCACTGGCATCTTCCACGAGCGGCTCAAGGTCTCCGTCCCCTTCGACATCGAGATCGATCTGACGGCGGTCGACAGGCGTCCTGGACGCGGGTCGGAGGAAACGCCCGAGCGCTGAGCCGGAGGACGGTGCACGTGCCCCTCCCTCTGCGTGCGACGGGTGCTGTCGGTGCACTTCGCGCCGTGCGCGCTGTTCGTCGCGGCGGTGCTCGCACTGGTGCGGGCGGGAAGTTTCTCGGGTCGGAGTGACTGGCAGGCCGTACCGCCCGGGGGACCGCCGCACTCGGACTGACGGCAACGGTCACCGCCTGCGCCGCACTGCTCGGTCTGCTGCTTCAGCCGTTCCAGGTCCGCGCGGTGCGTGTCCTCAGGCGCTGGAAGTCTTTGAGGCGACGGGCGGACAGGACGGCGGAGAAAGACGCGGAAATCCGGATGCGGGCCGACGCGGGCCGCCGTCTCGCCGCGCGTCCGCGATGAACAGGGCGGTCTCGGTCGCCCGTATCAGCCCCAGCTGCTTGGGCCACTCACTCGCCCCCAAGGAACAACCATGACAGATCGGTCGAATCGCCGGATTCGCAGTGTGGCAGATACCTGTCAGGCGAGGAACAGGGCGGCTACGCATCAAGGCCCCGTTTCCTTACCTGCCGCGGTAGGGAAACGGGGCCTCTGTTCCAGCCGTTGCGAGAGGGTCAGTAACGCCGGGTGATCAGCGCCCTCTTCACTTCCTGGATCGCCTTGGTGACCTCGATCCCACGCGGACAGGCGTCCGTGCAGTTGAACGTCGTGCGGCAGCGCCACACGCCGTCACGGTCGTTGAGGATCTCCAGTCGCTGCTCGCCCGCCTCGTCACGGCTGTCGAAGATGAAGCGGTGGGCGTTGACGATGGCCGCCGGGCCGAAGTACTGGCCGTCGTTCCAGAAGACCGGGCAGGAGGACGTGCAGGCCGCGCACAGGATGCACTTCGTCGTGTCGTCGAAGCGCTCGCGGTCCTCCGCCGTCTGGAGGCGTTCCCGGGTCGGCTCGTTGGTGTCCTTCGTGATCAGGAAGGGCATCACGTCGCGGTATGCCTGGAAGAACGGCTCCATGTCGACCACGAGGTCCTTCAGGACCGTCAGGCCCTTGATGGGCTCGACCGTGATCGGCTTCGACGGGTTGATGTCCTTGATCAGCGTCTTGCACGCCAGACGGTTCTTGCCGTTGATCCGCATGGCGTCCGAGCCGCAGATGCCGTGCGCGCAGGAGCGGCGGAAGGTCAGCGTGCCGTCCAGCTCCCACTTGATCTTGTGGAGGGCGTCGAGGACACGTTCCTTCGGGTCGATCTCCAGCTGGAAGTCTTCCCAGACCGCTTCCGCCGAGACCTCGGAGTTGAAGCGGCGGATGCGGAAGGTGGCCGTGATGTACGGAGAGTCGGCGAAGCCGGGCTCGGGCTCGCCGGCCGCGTCCGCCTTGTCCAGAACAGGGGTTGCCATCAGTACTTACGCTCCATCGGCTGGTAGCGGGTCTGGACGACCGGCTTGTAGTCGAGACGGATGGACTCGGTGCCGTCGTCGCCCACCTCGCGGTACGCCATGGTGTGGCGCATGAAGTTGACGTCGTCGCGGTTCGGGTAGTCCTCGCGGTAGTGACCGCCGCGGGACTCCTTGCGGGCCAGCGCGGAGACCGCCATGACCTCGGCGAGGTCCAGCAGGTTGCCGAGCTCGATCGCCTCCAGCAGGTCCGTGTTGAAACGCCGGCCCTTGTCCTGGATCGAGACGTTCTTGTAGCGCTCGCGCAGCTCCGCGATCTTCTCGACCGCCGTCTTGATCGTCTGCTCGGTGCGGAACACCATGACGTTCGCGTCCATGGTCTCCTGCAGCTCGCGGCGCAGCACCGACACGCGCTCGGTGCCGGTGGCGTCGCGGAGCCGCTCGACCTGGTCGAGCACCAGCCGCGCCGGGTCCTCGGGCAGCTCGACGTAGTCCGCCTTCTGCGAGTACTCGGCGGCGGCGATACCGGCCCGCTTGCCGAACACGTTGATGTCCAGCAGCGAGTTCGTGCCCAGGCGGTTGGCGCCGTGGACCGAGACGCAGGCCACCTCGCCGGCCGCGTACAGGCCCGGGACCACCGTCGTGTTGTCCGCCAGGACCTCACCCTCGACGTTCGTCGGGATGCCGCCCATCGCGTAGTGGGCCGTCGGCTGGATCGGGATCGGGTCCGTGTACGGCTCGATACCGAGGTAGGTGCGGGCGAACTCCGTGATGTCGGGCAGCTTCGCGTCCAGCTGCTCCGGCGGGAGGTGGGTGAGGTCCAGGTAGACGTGGTCGCCCTCGGGACCGCAGCCGCGGCCCTCACGGATCTCCGTGTAGATGGAGCGGGAGACGACGTCACGGGACGCGAGGTCCTTCATGACCGGCGCGTACTTCTCCATGAAGCGCTCGCCGTCCTTGTTGCGGAGGATGCCGCCCTCACCGCGGGCGCCCTCCGTCAGCAGGATGCCCATGCGCCAGATGCCGGTCGGGTGGAACTGGAAGAACTCCATGTCCTCCAAGGGAAGACCGCGGCGGTAGACCGCCGCCTGGCCGTCGCCCGTCAGCGTGTGCGCGTTGGACGTCACCTTGAAGAACTTGCCGCAGCCGCCGGACGCGTAGATCACGGCCTTCGCCTGGAAGACGTGGATCTCGCCCGTCGCCAGCTCGTACGCCACGACCCCCGCCGACCGCTTCACGCCGTCGACCTCGGTGATCAGCTGGTCCAGGACGTAGAACTCGTTGAAGAACTCCACGCCCTCCTTGACGCAGTTCTGGTACAGCGTCTGGAGGATCATGTGGCCGGTGCGGTCGGCCGCGTAACAGGAACGACGGACCGGGGCCTCGCCGTGGTTGCGGGAGTGACCGCCGAAGCGGCGCTGGTCGATGGTGCCGTTCGGCGTGCGGTTGAACGGCAGGCCCATCTTCTCCAGGTCGAGGACCGAGTCGATGGCCTCCTTCGCCAGGATCTCGGCGGCGTCCTGGTCGACCAGGTAGTCACCGCCCTTGACCGTGTCGAAGGTGTGCCACTCCCAGTTGTCCTCCTCCACGTTCGCCAGCGCGGCGGCCATGCCGCCCTGCGCGGCGCCCGTGTGGGAGCGGGTGGGGTAGAGCTTGGTCAGCACGGCGGTGCGGCTGCGCTTCGTCGACTCGATGGCCGCGCGCATGCCCGCGCCACCGGCGCCGACGATGACGGTGTCGTACTTGTGGATCTTCATGATTCTCGCAGCCCCGTGCCTAGCGGATGTTCGGGTCGAAGGT
This portion of the Streptomyces canus genome encodes:
- a CDS encoding DUF4132 domain-containing protein codes for the protein MGEIQKYKDLIRQRAADGDLEELATDLLKAAVANNGNWTGLWEGVLARLLELPPDARSRVADGLVTQYHSEQAGPNARQSALILLGIVSRDLPPHDRLTAERLSLLDEISRQHSFWWGARYENLIEAELAAGRPVAPAVVATVRRSALHAYHNDDLPRTAKKLTEPPLNVGEEWAEEALRETGPAWLQLLTHMLTATAAKPSAKWDKQAAALADALGSDRVREAVIRWLALVGHPRTFELERGRYEPDVNSAYDPYNANALRGLAWLLSLLPAHPDTARTLGVLVESSLKKVAGLGPRNPKVANAGVNALARIDSEAALAELARLATRVTYKNTAKLLDAALEARAVALGLSREEIEELAVPAYGLTEVGRAEHRLGEATAVLEVRGTKAVLTWHNASGKPVKTVPAAVRRDHAEELKELKAAVKDIDKMLSAQSERLDRQFLADRTWSYATWRERYLDHPLVGTLARRLLWTVDGTTVGHAEGSLRTLADEPLTEGTEVRLWHPVDHAPAEIVAWRDWLERHQITQPFKQAHREVYLLTDAERTTGTYSNRFAAHVLRQHQFHSLAAARGWRNRLRLAVDDEAPPPSRDLPRWGLRAEYWIEGDGGEDYSDITDSGTFLRLRTDQVRFYPIDAPENWAHCAGGEYRMWLRDGADPVDPLPLAEIPPLVLSEVLRDVDLFVGVASIGNDPTWQDGGADGRFREYWTSYGFGELNQSAETRRLLLDRLIPRLAIADRCTLEGRFLHVKGDRHTYKIHLGSGNILRTPNDQYLCIVPKSNPSAPQAGYLPYEGDRMLAVILSKAMMLADDRKITDPTILSQL
- a CDS encoding M48 family metallopeptidase, whose translation is MRTAEEEIVSSCPQCGVEIRTDRRFTTWCAACEWNVDPQGPGEEKRGPAAVRRRIAQHYGELLFTELRAGNSGGRSVSGLFAYAIALTVHGLTCILAAVGVWGLIAGWGGLGMVFGLFFLALAWSLRPRLNRLSDDDRVLLRDEAPELYALVDEVAAVLGTRSVDAVVVDVEANASVTHLGLRRRLLTLGLPLWEVLSPQQRIALLGHELGHFTHGDTRHGMVVGTACRSLSTWLYYVRPMPNPNVVQAVTNLACVPLRLLVTAVMALLDLLTARASQRGEYLADGAAARTGSTEGAVGLMDRLMVTDSIATTLQRETNSRRLRRTGRGGEQNADGLWEALVAHLDSVPESECERRRRVGALRGHSVDASHPPTHLRRRLLLDGTPVPAAVTADSVRAERIAGELADVRATLARDVVRDGYGDL
- a CDS encoding thiol-disulfide oxidoreductase DCC family protein, producing the protein MTGPTGATSGAGAPADRTPVRRLTVLYDADCSLCAFLRDWLVRQPQLVPLELVPAGSQEARLRFPGLDHRATLEEITVVGDAGQVYRDTAAWIVTLWALREHRPLAHRLSTPSGARLAKGAVLAAAKWRGAQWQGGQWGGPAYRRSEGWAYDPGRGWVHTPPGCDSGGRATG
- the sdhA gene encoding succinate dehydrogenase flavoprotein subunit, encoding MKIHKYDTVIVGAGGAGMRAAIESTKRSRTAVLTKLYPTRSHTGAAQGGMAAALANVEEDNWEWHTFDTVKGGDYLVDQDAAEILAKEAIDSVLDLEKMGLPFNRTPNGTIDQRRFGGHSRNHGEAPVRRSCYAADRTGHMILQTLYQNCVKEGVEFFNEFYVLDQLITEVDGVKRSAGVVAYELATGEIHVFQAKAVIYASGGCGKFFKVTSNAHTLTGDGQAAVYRRGLPLEDMEFFQFHPTGIWRMGILLTEGARGEGGILRNKDGERFMEKYAPVMKDLASRDVVSRSIYTEIREGRGCGPEGDHVYLDLTHLPPEQLDAKLPDITEFARTYLGIEPYTDPIPIQPTAHYAMGGIPTNVEGEVLADNTTVVPGLYAAGEVACVSVHGANRLGTNSLLDINVFGKRAGIAAAEYSQKADYVELPEDPARLVLDQVERLRDATGTERVSVLRRELQETMDANVMVFRTEQTIKTAVEKIAELRERYKNVSIQDKGRRFNTDLLEAIELGNLLDLAEVMAVSALARKESRGGHYREDYPNRDDVNFMRHTMAYREVGDDGTESIRLDYKPVVQTRYQPMERKY
- a CDS encoding TM2 domain-containing protein; translated protein: MSEQQGHEQQDPKHDPEPGPPPGYQQPGPQPGYQQQGPQPGYQQQGPQPGYPPPGYPPPGFPPPGYYPPPGTYTGDPNAPYGYDPYGRPYSDKSKVIAGILQLTLGGFGVGRFYLGNVGMGLAQLFTCGGLGIWSLVDGILLLTGNDHTDEHGRILRS
- a CDS encoding DUF2752 domain-containing protein yields the protein MNTAGSSGARARGTEPSVSPWRSPLRHPAAAPSAVLAVGAAGAVYLYRTDPHDPGHLLPQCPFRMLTGLLCPACGGTRMVYDLMHGHFTEAWLDNRALLLASPYALTLLGRWAWEGLRGRRWRPTLSPRAQVVVLAVAVTWTVVRNIV
- a CDS encoding VOC family protein; protein product: MSDDQSYELLGFDNVLLPVGNLGEALSFYERAGFTVGFRLDEAGIALLKVGGETPGILLRQEEALGHRPPPWPATRVWLEVPDARTAARELRAAGLELLDEPFSVVTGWTVEVADPWGNVLGFTDYTKRPELGRRA
- a CDS encoding succinate dehydrogenase iron-sulfur subunit codes for the protein MATPVLDKADAAGEPEPGFADSPYITATFRIRRFNSEVSAEAVWEDFQLEIDPKERVLDALHKIKWELDGTLTFRRSCAHGICGSDAMRINGKNRLACKTLIKDINPSKPITVEPIKGLTVLKDLVVDMEPFFQAYRDVMPFLITKDTNEPTRERLQTAEDRERFDDTTKCILCAACTSSCPVFWNDGQYFGPAAIVNAHRFIFDSRDEAGEQRLEILNDRDGVWRCRTTFNCTDACPRGIEVTKAIQEVKRALITRRY